From the genome of Methanothermobacter sp., one region includes:
- the serB gene encoding phosphoserine phosphatase SerB, with protein sequence MIKLVVFDLDNVIIDAEAIDEIGKLMGVEEKIMELTRKAMEGEMDFKESIEERVKLLKGAKVDDIKKLAQELPLMKGAEETIQYLKEKGYKIATITGSFDIIADIIGKKLNLDYIICNKLHQKNGFLTGKVSGPLVEKTKYDVLQKLLEDEGFSFDECVAVGDGANDISMIESARLGIAFNAKPIVKEKADAIVEKKDLREIIPLLEELEETHDVSLEEVLDKKKEYEDKLSTTLKEREEFNEKAKEKKELRDKLNKKVKENLDLAIEFRDKRNEINKMVEENKRLRDETNKKIRKLKWSPTSRKRLKLEKEIKKIDKIIETQVLDMKKENELVKRANDLRRELAKIREDEKTRKKALKLKRLSEKYHENVVKLSKEAQEYHEKMIEQFNKTDKIRAKADEAHNEFVKFMKLASKKHKESKKIIRKIKQANIEIKRIKSRMDKVDAAKDHKRRILEKKKAEEIYKLFKDGKKLTKDELLLLQRYKIV encoded by the coding sequence TTGATTAAACTTGTAGTCTTTGACCTTGATAACGTGATAATAGACGCAGAAGCCATAGACGAAATCGGAAAACTAATGGGGGTCGAGGAAAAGATAATGGAACTCACAAGAAAAGCCATGGAAGGGGAAATGGACTTCAAAGAATCAATAGAAGAAAGAGTGAAACTCCTTAAAGGAGCTAAGGTGGATGATATAAAAAAATTGGCCCAAGAACTCCCATTAATGAAAGGAGCCGAGGAAACCATCCAATATCTCAAGGAGAAAGGCTACAAGATAGCCACTATAACAGGCAGTTTTGATATTATAGCAGATATAATAGGTAAAAAATTGAACCTAGATTATATAATCTGTAACAAATTACACCAAAAAAATGGCTTCTTAACAGGGAAAGTTAGCGGGCCCCTTGTGGAAAAGACAAAATATGATGTTCTACAAAAATTATTAGAAGATGAAGGTTTTAGTTTTGATGAGTGTGTTGCCGTAGGCGATGGTGCAAATGATATATCCATGATAGAATCTGCCAGGTTGGGCATAGCATTCAATGCTAAACCAATAGTCAAAGAAAAAGCCGATGCCATAGTAGAAAAAAAGGATCTCAGGGAGATAATACCTCTCCTAGAAGAACTTGAAGAAACCCATGATGTAAGTCTCGAAGAGGTTCTCGATAAAAAAAAGGAATACGAGGATAAACTTTCAACCACCCTAAAAGAACGGGAAGAATTCAACGAGAAAGCTAAAGAAAAAAAGGAACTCCGAGACAAACTCAACAAGAAAGTTAAAGAAAATCTGGATTTAGCCATTGAATTCAGGGATAAAAGAAATGAAATAAATAAAATGGTTGAAGAGAACAAAAGACTTAGAGACGAGACCAATAAGAAGATCCGCAAATTAAAATGGTCACCTACTAGTAGAAAACGTTTAAAGTTAGAAAAAGAGATTAAAAAAATCGATAAAATAATCGAAACACAAGTCCTAGATATGAAAAAAGAAAACGAACTAGTTAAAAGAGCAAACGATCTCAGAAGAGAACTGGCAAAGATACGCGAAGATGAAAAAACACGAAAGAAGGCCCTTAAACTTAAAAGATTATCAGAAAAATACCATGAAAATGTTGTCAAACTCTCCAAGGAAGCCCAAGAATACCATGAAAAAATGATAGAACAATTCAATAAAACGGACAAAATAAGAGCTAAGGCAGATGAAGCCCACAATGAGTTCGTGAAATTCATGAAACTAGCATCAAAGAAACATAAAGAATCAAAAAAGATCATAAGAAAGATAAAACAAGCTAACATCGAAATAAAGAGGATTAAATCGAGGATGGATAAAGTGGACGCGGCTAAAGACCATAAAAGAAGGATACTAGAAAAGAAAAAAGCAGAAGAAATATACAAATTATTCAAGGATGGTAAAAAGCTCACAAAAGACGAATTATTACTCTTACAAAGATACAAAATAGTATAG
- a CDS encoding TATA-box-binding protein, translating to MNDVDIKIENIVASATLGKSIDLTRVSKALKNVDFNREQFPGLVYKLKNPKTAALIFGSGKLVCTGAKSIEDSKRAIKITVDKMRTMDPEIPEDFEIKIQNIVASANLGKPLNLEAVALGLENTEYEPEQFPGLVYRLDDPKVVLLLFGSGKVVCTGAKSAEDAKLGVERTKARLAELDLI from the coding sequence TTGAATGATGTAGACATTAAAATAGAAAATATAGTGGCCTCTGCAACCCTTGGAAAATCTATAGACCTTACAAGAGTATCTAAAGCACTGAAGAATGTTGATTTTAACAGAGAACAGTTCCCAGGACTTGTATATAAATTGAAGAATCCAAAGACAGCCGCCTTGATATTCGGCTCAGGCAAACTTGTATGTACAGGTGCAAAGTCAATCGAAGATTCCAAAAGGGCCATAAAAATAACAGTGGATAAAATGAGGACAATGGACCCTGAAATTCCAGAGGATTTCGAAATTAAAATACAGAATATAGTGGCTTCTGCTAACCTGGGGAAACCCCTTAACTTAGAAGCCGTGGCATTAGGCCTTGAAAACACTGAATATGAACCTGAACAATTCCCGGGACTCGTATATCGTTTAGATGATCCTAAAGTTGTCCTTTTACTCTTCGGATCGGGTAAAGTTGTCTGCACAGGGGCTAAAAGTGCTGAAGATGCCAAGCTTGGCGTTGAAAGGACAAAAGCCCGCCTTGCCGAGCTGGATCTTATTTAA
- a CDS encoding chorismate lyase — MDIDVVEEIRRLERLIGPLSNTQKILLATDGSVTRILDVIFGEVTIKTLVQEFREASEEIAEKLDIAAGEKINYRIVLIGNKKPLIHAISYIPLARLNNDFKEDLIRADIPIGKILRKHNIESRREVEKIDIEEPTRDLKRIFHTNSLMLTRTYNIIHKDKILIRIKETFPLTYFK, encoded by the coding sequence ATGGATATAGATGTTGTGGAGGAAATCAGAAGGCTTGAAAGACTAATAGGCCCGCTTTCGAATACTCAAAAGATATTATTGGCAACTGATGGTTCAGTTACAAGAATACTCGACGTCATTTTTGGGGAAGTGACTATAAAAACCTTGGTACAAGAGTTTAGAGAAGCCAGCGAAGAAATCGCTGAAAAACTTGACATAGCTGCCGGGGAAAAAATAAATTACAGAATAGTTCTAATTGGTAACAAAAAGCCCCTCATACATGCGATATCATATATCCCCCTTGCAAGATTAAACAACGACTTTAAAGAGGATCTGATAAGGGCAGACATACCAATCGGGAAAATACTACGCAAACATAACATCGAATCAAGAAGAGAAGTGGAAAAAATAGACATTGAAGAACCCACAAGGGATCTTAAAAGGATATTCCACACAAATTCATTAATGTTAACACGCACATATAATATCATACACAAAGACAAAATCCTAATAAGAATAAAAGAAACATTCCCACTCACATACTTCAAATAG
- the cyaB gene encoding class IV adenylate cyclase, whose product MIEVEVKAKTDPMIKKKLESIGAQKIRTEKQEDIYFNAPHKDFKVTDEALRIRKTPTKTLLTYKGPKIDEKSKTRQEIETEIPNPQKMTKILECLGFKKAHKIVKKREIYQLDDFTATIDNVKGLGTYIEIEKDIKENEDYDETLQKIFKIYKKLGIRKGFQRKSYLELLLE is encoded by the coding sequence TTGATCGAAGTAGAAGTAAAAGCCAAAACAGACCCCATGATAAAAAAGAAACTTGAATCCATCGGAGCCCAAAAAATCAGAACAGAAAAACAAGAAGACATATACTTCAACGCACCCCACAAGGATTTCAAAGTCACAGATGAAGCCCTAAGAATAAGAAAAACACCAACAAAAACCCTCTTAACATACAAAGGGCCTAAAATAGATGAAAAAAGCAAAACCCGACAAGAAATAGAAACAGAAATCCCAAACCCCCAAAAAATGACAAAAATACTAGAATGTCTAGGATTCAAAAAAGCACACAAAATAGTGAAAAAAAGAGAAATATACCAATTAGACGATTTCACAGCCACCATCGATAACGTTAAGGGCCTTGGAACCTACATCGAAATAGAAAAAGATATAAAAGAAAATGAAGATTATGATGAAACACTCCAAAAAATCTTCAAAATCTACAAAAAACTCGGAATCCGAAAAGGATTCCAAAGAAAATCATACCTCGAATTACTACTTGAATGA
- the hacA gene encoding homoaconitase large subunit, with amino-acid sequence MNMTEKILAKAANKKEVQPGEIIEVNVDLAMTHDGTSPPTIKTFKKIAEKTRKKRVWDPKKIVIVYDHNIPPNNIGAAEFQQITREFAKEQRIKNIFKHGEGICHQVLPEKGFIKPGTIIIGADSHTCTYGAFGAFATGMGATDMAMIFATGKTWLRVPESMKIEVEGKFQEHVTAKDLILHIIGELGVDGATYKSIEFTGETIKRLGVPERMTICNMTVEMGAKNGIIEPNKAIIEYLKKRTSQKKFEIYTSDPDYDYHEEFYFNIDNLEPQVACPNSVDNVKDVKRVIGTHIDQAFLGSCTNGRFKDLKMAAEILKNEKIHDDVRMIVVPASSEIYLKALKEGIIKIFIDAGAIVCNPGCGPCLGAHMGVLGPREVCISTSNRNFQGRMGDPKSKIYLANPIIVAQSAIKGEISIPE; translated from the coding sequence ATGAACATGACCGAAAAGATACTAGCCAAAGCCGCGAATAAAAAAGAAGTACAACCCGGCGAAATCATTGAAGTCAATGTCGACCTTGCAATGACACACGATGGTACAAGCCCACCCACCATAAAAACCTTCAAAAAAATAGCCGAAAAAACAAGAAAAAAAAGAGTATGGGACCCTAAAAAGATAGTAATAGTCTACGACCATAACATACCCCCAAACAACATCGGCGCGGCTGAATTCCAACAAATAACAAGAGAATTCGCAAAAGAACAGAGAATAAAAAACATTTTCAAGCACGGGGAAGGCATATGCCACCAAGTACTCCCAGAAAAAGGGTTCATAAAACCAGGAACCATCATAATAGGAGCGGACTCACACACATGCACCTACGGAGCATTCGGAGCATTCGCCACTGGAATGGGTGCTACAGACATGGCCATGATATTTGCAACTGGCAAAACATGGCTAAGAGTCCCGGAATCGATGAAAATAGAAGTCGAAGGCAAATTCCAAGAACATGTAACAGCCAAAGACCTCATATTACACATCATAGGAGAACTTGGAGTCGACGGCGCAACCTACAAATCCATTGAATTCACAGGAGAGACCATAAAAAGGCTCGGAGTCCCAGAAAGGATGACCATCTGCAACATGACAGTAGAAATGGGAGCCAAAAATGGGATAATAGAACCCAACAAGGCCATCATAGAATACCTCAAAAAAAGAACCTCTCAAAAAAAATTTGAAATCTACACTTCAGACCCAGATTATGATTACCATGAAGAATTTTATTTTAACATAGATAATCTTGAACCACAAGTAGCATGTCCAAACTCAGTTGACAATGTCAAAGATGTTAAAAGAGTCATTGGAACCCATATAGATCAGGCCTTCCTGGGTTCTTGTACAAATGGAAGATTTAAAGACCTTAAAATGGCGGCTGAAATACTGAAAAATGAAAAGATACACGATGACGTGAGGATGATAGTAGTCCCAGCATCTTCTGAAATCTACCTCAAAGCCCTAAAGGAAGGTATCATAAAGATCTTCATAGATGCGGGGGCTATAGTATGCAACCCAGGCTGTGGCCCATGCCTCGGAGCCCACATGGGTGTCCTAGGCCCCCGGGAAGTTTGCATATCTACAAGTAACCGAAACTTCCAAGGACGTATGGGAGACCCCAAATCAAAGATTTACCTTGCAAATCCTATAATAGTAGCCCAATCAGCCATCAAAGGTGAAATCTCCATACCAGAATAG
- a CDS encoding homocitrate synthase family protein: MKYFVSPFNKKVKLKFPAKITIYDTTLRDGEQTPGVCLGTKEKLAIARKLDELGIHQIEAGFPVVSEEERKSVKKIANEGLNADILALSRTKKEDIETAIDCDVDGIITFIATSDLHLKHKLKLTKEQALNVCMNSIEYAKDHGIFVAFSAEDATRTDLEFLKKIYKKAEDYGVDRVHIADTVGAITPQGMEFLVKELKKFLNTGIALHCHNDFGLAVANSITGLLAGADAISTTVNGIGERAGNTALEELIMALLILYGIDLGFNIKVLCELSKLVEKCTHMTVPENKPIVGKNVFRHESGIHVDAVLEEPLTYEPFLPELIGHKRKIVLGKHSGCRAVKAKLEEYGIEVTRDELCKIVEEVKKAREKGRFINDELFKEIISSVKGPVDM, encoded by the coding sequence TTGAAGTACTTTGTAAGCCCCTTCAACAAGAAAGTAAAACTAAAATTCCCAGCAAAAATCACAATCTACGACACCACCTTAAGAGACGGAGAACAAACCCCCGGAGTCTGCCTAGGAACAAAAGAAAAACTCGCAATAGCAAGAAAACTCGACGAATTAGGAATACACCAGATAGAAGCAGGCTTCCCAGTCGTATCTGAAGAAGAAAGAAAATCAGTTAAAAAAATCGCAAATGAAGGCCTAAACGCCGACATACTAGCATTATCACGTACAAAAAAAGAAGACATAGAAACAGCCATAGACTGCGACGTAGACGGAATAATCACATTCATAGCCACATCAGACCTACACCTCAAACACAAATTAAAACTAACAAAAGAACAAGCACTAAACGTCTGCATGAACTCAATAGAATACGCAAAAGACCACGGAATATTCGTAGCATTCTCAGCAGAAGACGCCACAAGAACAGACCTCGAATTCCTTAAAAAAATCTATAAAAAAGCAGAAGACTACGGAGTCGACAGAGTCCACATAGCAGACACAGTAGGCGCCATCACACCCCAAGGCATGGAATTCCTCGTAAAAGAACTCAAAAAATTCCTCAACACAGGAATAGCACTACACTGCCACAACGACTTCGGACTCGCAGTCGCAAATTCAATCACAGGCCTACTAGCAGGAGCGGACGCAATATCCACCACAGTCAATGGAATAGGCGAAAGAGCAGGGAACACAGCCCTAGAAGAACTAATAATGGCCCTCCTAATTTTATATGGCATAGACCTAGGATTCAACATAAAAGTACTCTGTGAACTTTCAAAACTAGTGGAAAAATGCACACACATGACCGTCCCAGAAAACAAACCCATAGTAGGAAAAAATGTCTTCAGGCATGAATCAGGAATACACGTAGACGCAGTCCTAGAAGAACCACTAACCTATGAACCATTCCTACCAGAGCTAATAGGACACAAAAGAAAGATAGTCCTAGGCAAACACTCAGGATGCAGAGCAGTCAAAGCAAAACTCGAAGAATACGGAATAGAAGTAACACGAGACGAACTCTGCAAAATAGTCGAAGAAGTGAAAAAAGCCCGAGAGAAAGGAAGATTCATAAATGATGAACTATTTAAAGAAATCATAAGTTCAGTTAAAGGACCAGTAGACATGTAG
- the fen gene encoding flap endonuclease-1, whose product MGVKLKDIIYSSKIKFEDLNGRIIAIDAPNTIYQFLSSIRQKDGTPLMDRKGRITSHLSGILYRTSAIIEKGIKVVYVFDGKSPHLKMETITKRKSVRVEAEKKWKEALREGEIDEARKYAVRSARISPDIISTSKKLLDLMGIPFVEAPAEGEAQASYIVQKGDAWAVASQDYDCLLFGAPRIVRNLAITGRAQELELLELEVILKRLEITREQLVDIALLVGTDFNKGIKGIGPKRALKLIKEKGNIYNVLKDLGEELDEDPEILREIFLNPEVTDDYKLSWRSPDKDGIIKFLCHEHEFSEERVQNAIKKMQIEKSIQKSLTDWF is encoded by the coding sequence ATGGGTGTTAAACTCAAGGATATAATATATTCCTCTAAGATAAAATTCGAGGATCTGAATGGGCGCATTATAGCAATCGACGCCCCAAACACCATATACCAGTTCCTCTCCAGTATTAGACAAAAAGATGGAACACCCCTAATGGACAGAAAAGGGAGAATAACATCACATCTTAGCGGCATACTTTATAGAACCTCAGCCATCATAGAAAAGGGCATAAAAGTAGTTTATGTGTTCGATGGTAAAAGCCCACACTTAAAAATGGAAACAATCACAAAAAGGAAATCTGTAAGAGTTGAAGCCGAAAAAAAATGGAAAGAAGCCCTCAGAGAAGGAGAAATCGATGAAGCCAGAAAATATGCTGTAAGATCCGCCAGAATATCCCCTGATATAATATCCACTTCAAAAAAGCTTTTAGATTTGATGGGCATACCATTTGTTGAAGCACCGGCAGAAGGCGAAGCTCAAGCGTCTTATATAGTCCAAAAAGGTGATGCATGGGCTGTCGCGTCACAAGACTACGACTGCCTACTATTCGGAGCCCCAAGAATCGTTAGAAACCTTGCCATCACAGGAAGAGCACAAGAACTAGAACTTCTAGAATTAGAAGTTATCCTAAAAAGATTGGAAATCACACGAGAACAGTTAGTTGACATAGCATTACTTGTAGGCACGGACTTCAACAAAGGAATAAAAGGGATAGGCCCAAAAAGAGCCCTTAAACTTATAAAAGAAAAAGGCAACATCTATAACGTACTAAAAGATCTAGGCGAAGAACTAGATGAAGACCCTGAAATTTTAAGGGAGATCTTCCTCAATCCAGAGGTTACAGATGATTACAAACTTTCATGGAGGAGCCCAGACAAGGATGGTATAATAAAGTTCCTTTGCCATGAACATGAATTTTCAGAAGAAAGGGTGCAAAACGCCATAAAAAAGATGCAAATTGAAAAATCTATCCAGAAAAGTTTGACAGACTGGTTCTAA